One segment of Urocitellus parryii isolate mUroPar1 chromosome 5, mUroPar1.hap1, whole genome shotgun sequence DNA contains the following:
- the Pan2 gene encoding PAN2-PAN3 deadenylation complex catalytic subunit PAN2 isoform X6, protein MNFEGLDPGLAEYAPAMHSALDPVLDAHLNPSLLQNVELDPEGVALEALPVQESVHIMEGVYSELHSVVAEVGVPVSVSHFDLHEEMLWVGSHGGHATSFFGPALERYSSFQVNGSDDIRQIQSLENGILFLTKNNLKYMARGGLIIFDYLLDESEDMHSLLLTDSSTLLVGGLQNHILEIDLNTVQETQKYAVEIPGVTIMRQTNRFFFCGHTSGKVSLRDLRSFKVEHEFDAFSGSLSDFDVHGNLLAACGFSSRLTGLACDRFLKVYDLRMMRAITPLQVHVDPAFLRFIPTYTSRLAIISQSGQCQFCEPTGLANPADIFHVNPVGPLLMTFDVSASKQALAFGDSEGCVHLWTDSPEPSFNPYSRETEFALPCLVDSLPPLDWSQDLLPLSLIPVPLTTDTLLSDWPAANSAPAPRRAPPVDAEILRTMKKVGFIGYAPNPRTRLRNQIPYRLKELDSEFDSFSQVTESPIGREEEPHLHMVSKKYRKVTIKYSKLGLEDFDFKHYNKTLFAGLEPHIPNAYCNCMIQVLYFLEPVRCLIQNHLCQKEFCLACELGFLFHMLDLSRGDPCQGSNFLRAFRTIPEASALGLILADSDEASGKGNLARLIQRWNRFILTQLHQDMQELEVPQAYRGAGSSFCSSGDSVIGQLFSCEMENCSLCRCGSETVRASSTLLFTLSYPEGSNCDKTGKNYDFAQVLKRSICLEQNTQAWCDNCEKYQPTIQTRNIRHLPDILVINCEVNSSKEADFWRMQAEVAFKMAVKKHGGEISKNKEFSLADRKELGSPEGVLLCPSIEELKNVWLPFSIRMKMTKNKGLDVCNWTEVQWGPARAEEEHGVYVYDLMATVVHILDSRTGGSLVAHIKVGETYHQRKEGVTHQQWYLFNDFLIEPIDKYEAVQFDMNWKVPAILYYIKRNLNSRYNLNIKNPIEASVLLAEASLARKQRKTHTTFIPLMLNEMPQVGDLVGLDAEFVTLNEEEAELRSDGTKSTIKPSQMSVARITCVRGQGPNEGIPFIDDYISTQEQVVDYLTQYSGIKPGDLDAKISSKHLTTLKSTYLKLRFLIDIGVKFVGHGLQKDFRVINLMVPKDQVLDTVYLFHMPRKRMISLRFLAWYFLDLKIQGETHDSIEDARTALQLYRKYLELSKNGTEPESFHKVLKGLYEKGRKMDWKVPEPESQTSPKNAAVFSSVLAL, encoded by the exons ATGAACTTTGAGGGTCTGGACCCTGGACTGGCAGAGTATGCCCCGGCTATGCATTCTGCCTTGGACCCTGTCCTGGATGCCCACCTGAATCCAAGTCTGCTACAGAATGTGGAGTTGGACCCAGAGGGAGTGGCCTTGGAGGCTCTTCCCGTGCAGGAATCAGTGCACATAATGGAAGGTGTCTACTCTGAATTGCACAGCGTCGTAGCTGAAGTGGGTGTGCCTGTGTCTGTCTCCCACTTTGACTTACATGAAGAGATGCTGTGGGTGGGGAGCCATGGG GGTCATGCCACTTCATTTTTTGGCCCAGCCTTGGAGCGCTACTCATCTTTTCAGGTCAATGGTAGTGATGACATTCGACAAATCCAGAGCCTAGAGAATGGTATCCTTTTTCTCACCAAGAATAACCTCAAATATATGGCCCGTGGGGGTCTCattatatttgattattt ACTGGATGAGAGTGAGGATATGCACAGTCTCCTGCTGACAGACAGCAGCACTCTACTCGTTGGTGGGCTTCAGAACCACATTTTAGAGATTGATCTAAACACTGTCCAGGAGACTCAAAAG TATGCGGTCGAGATACCTGGAGTCACCATTATGAGGCAGACAAATCGCTTTTTCTTCTGTGGTCACACATCTGGCAAG GTTTCCCTGCGAGACCTCCGTAGTTTTAAGGTGGAGCATGAATTTGATGCCTTCTCAGGGAGTCTGTCAGATTTTGATGTGCATGGCAACCTGTTGGCTGCCTGTGGCTTTTCTAGCCGCCTCACTGGCCTGGCCTGTGACCGTTTCCTCAAGGTGTATGATCTGCGCATGATGCGTGCCATCACACCACTTCAAGTACATGTGGATCCTGCCTTCTTGCGCTTCATCCCTACATATACTTCTCGTCTTGCTATCATCTCTCAGTCAG GGCAATGCCAGTTTTGTGAGCCCACAGGCCTGGCCAACCCAGCAGACATCTTTCATGTGAATCCTGTGGGACCTCTGCTAATGACATTTGATGTGTCAGCCAGCAAGCAGGCACTTGCCTTTGGGGATTCTGAGGGCTGTGTACACCTCTGGACTGATTCCCCAGAGCCTTCCTTCAACCCCTATTCACGGGAGACTGAATTTGCTTTGCCCTGTCTGGTGGACTCATTACCTCCTCTGGACTGGAGCCAGGACCTGCTGCCTCTTTCCCTCATCCCTGTTCCACTCACAACGGACACACTCCTCTCTGACTGGCCTGCTGCCAACTCTGCTCCAGCTCCCAG GCGAGCCCCACCTGTCGATGCAGAGATTCTACGCACCATGAAGAAAGTGGGCTTCATTGGCTATGCACCCAACCCCCGCACCAGGCTGCGTAATCAG ATTCCTTACCGACTTAAGGAGTTGGATAGTGAATTTGATAGCTTCAGCCAGGTCACTGAGTCACCGATAGGACGGGAAGaggagccacatctccacatgGTTTCAAAGAAATACCGCAAG GTAACCATCAAATATTCCAAGCTAGGGCTTGAAGACTTTGACTTCAAACACTACAATAAGACCCTTTTTGCTGGATTAGAGCCTCACATCCCCAATGCTTACTGTAACTGCATGATTCAG GTGCTCTATTTCCTGGAGCCTGTTCGCTGTCTAATTCAGAACCATCTCTGCCAGAAGGAGTTCTGTCTGGCATGTGAACTGGGCTTCCTCTTCCATATGTTGGACCTCTCTCGTGGTGATCCTTGCCAG GGCAGTAATTTTCTTCGGGCATTCCGTACCATTCCTGAGGCCTCAGCCCTTGGTCTGATCCTAGCTGACTCAGATGAGGCTTCAGGCAAGGGCAATCTGGCTAGGCTCATTCAGAGATGGAATCGCTTCATTCTCACTCAACTGCATCAGGATATGCAGGAGCTTGAAGTACCCCAGGCATATCGAGGTGCTGGAAGCAG TTTTTGTTCATCGGGGGACTCTGTCATTGGGCAACTGTTCAGTTGTGAGATGGAGAACTGCAGCCTTTGTCGCTGTGGCAGTGAGACCGTGCGAGCTTCATCCACTCTGCTTTTCACACTCTCCTACCCTGAGGGTAGCAACTGTG ATAAAACCGGGAAGAACTATGACTTTGCTCAGGTGCTGAAGCGAAGCATCTGCCTGGAGCAGAATACACAGGCCTGGTGTGACAACTGTGAGAAGTACCAGCCCACG attCAGACCCGCAATATCCGCCATCTGCCGgatattcttgttattaactgtGAAGTGAATAGCTCAAAAGAGGCTGATTTCTGGAGAATGCAGGCTGAG GTTGCCTTCAAGATGGCAGTAAAGAAACATGGTGGGGAAATCTCCAAGAACAAGGAATTTTCTTTGGCTGATCG GAAGGAACTAGGGAGTCCAGAGGGTGTGCTGTTGTGTCCCTCCATTGAAGAGTTGAAGAACGTCTGGCTTCCTTTTTCCATTCGCATGAAGATGACCAAGAACAAAGGGCTGGATGTTTGCAATTGGACTGAAGTGCAG TGGGGCCCAGCCAGGGCAGAGGAGGAACATGGTGTCTATGTGTATGACCTGATGGCTACTGTGGTACACATCCTGGACTCACGCACAGGGGGCAGCCTGGTGGCTCACATCAAAGTTGGAGAGACCTACCACCAGCGCAAGGAG GGCGTTACTCATCAGCAGTGGTATCTCTTCAATGACTTCCTTATTGAACCTATTGATAAG tATGAAGCAGTGCAATTTGACATGAATTGGAAAGTACCTGCTATCCTTTATTATATCAAAAGGAATCTCAATTCCAGATACAACCTGAATA TCAAGAACCCTATTGAGGCTAGTGTGCTGTTGGCTGAAGCCTCACTGGCACGGAAGCAACGGAAAACACATACTACCTTTATTCCACTGATGCTGAATGAAATGCCACAGGTTGGGGACCTGGTAGGCCTCGATGCTGAGTTTGTCACCCTTAACGAG GAAGAAGCAGAGTTACGCAGTGATGGTACCAAGTCTACCATTAAACCAAGTCAGATGTCAGTAGCAAGGATCACTTGTGTTCGGGGCCAAGGGCCCAATGAGGGTATCCCCTTCATAGATGACTACATCTCTACTCAGGAGCAG gTAGTGGATTACTTGACTCAGTACTCGGGGATAAAGCCAGGAGACCTTGATGCCAAAATTTCCTCCAAACACCTCACAACTCTCAAGTCTACCTACTTAAAGCTTCGTTTTCTCATTGACATTGGAGTCAAGTTTGTGGGGCATGGCCTGCAAAAAGACTTCCGGGTCATCAATCTCATG GTGCCCAAGGACCAAGTCCTTGATACTGTCTACCTGTTCCACATGCCCCGAAAACGAATGATTTCCCTGCGATTCCTTGCTTGGTACTTTCTGG ACCTGAAGATTCAAGGGGAGACCCATGACAGTATTGAGGATGCCCGCACAGCCCTTCAGCTCTACCGAAAGTATCTGGAACTAAGCAAGAATGGCACTGAGCCTGAATCCTTCCACAAGGTACTCAAGGGTCTTTATGAAAAGGGCCGGAAGATGGACTGGAAAGTGCCTGAGCCCGAGAGCCAGACGAGTCCCAAGA ATGCAGCTGTCTTTTCCTCAGTGCTGGCACTTTGA
- the Pan2 gene encoding PAN2-PAN3 deadenylation complex catalytic subunit PAN2 isoform X5: MNFEGLDPGLAEYAPAMHSALDPVLDAHLNPSLLQNVELDPEGVALEALPVQESVHIMEGVYSELHSVVAEVGVPVSVSHFDLHEEMLWVGSHGGHATSFFGPALERYSSFQVNGSDDIRQIQSLENGILFLTKNNLKYMARGGLIIFDYLLDESEDMHSLLLTDSSTLLVGGLQNHILEIDLNTVQETQKYAVEIPGVTIMRQTNRFFFCGHTSGKVSLRDLRSFKVEHEFDAFSGSLSDFDVHGNLLAACGFSSRLTGLACDRFLKVYDLRMMRAITPLQVHVDPAFLRFIPTYTSRLAIISQSGQCQFCEPTGLANPADIFHVNPVGPLLMTFDVSASKQALAFGDSEGCVHLWTDSPEPSFNPYSRETEFALPCLVDSLPPLDWSQDLLPLSLIPVPLTTDTLLSDWPAANSAPAPRRAPPVDAEILRTMKKVGFIGYAPNPRTRLRNQIPYRLKELDSEFDSFSQVTESPIGREEEPHLHMVSKKYRKVTIKYSKLGLEDFDFKHYNKTLFAGLEPHIPNAYCNCMIQVLYFLEPVRCLIQNHLCQKEFCLACELGFLFHMLDLSRGDPCQGSNFLRAFRTIPEASALGLILADSDEASGKGNLARLIQRWNRFILTQLHQDMQELEVPQAYRGAGSSSFCSSGDSVIGQLFSCEMENCSLCRCGSETVRASSTLLFTLSYPEGSNCDKTGKNYDFAQVLKRSICLEQNTQAWCDNCEKYQPTIQTRNIRHLPDILVINCEVNSSKEADFWRMQAEVAFKMAVKKHGGEISKNKEFSLADRKELGSPEGVLLCPSIEELKNVWLPFSIRMKMTKNKGLDVCNWTEVQWGPARAEEEHGVYVYDLMATVVHILDSRTGGSLVAHIKVGETYHQRKEGVTHQQWYLFNDFLIEPIDKYEAVQFDMNWKVPAILYYIKRNLNSRYNLNIKNPIEASVLLAEASLARKQRKTHTTFIPLMLNEMPQVGDLVGLDAEFVTLNEEEAELRSDGTKSTIKPSQMSVARITCVRGQGPNEGIPFIDDYISTQEQVVDYLTQYSGIKPGDLDAKISSKHLTTLKSTYLKLRFLIDIGVKFVGHGLQKDFRVINLMVPKDQVLDTVYLFHMPRKRMISLRFLAWYFLDLKIQGETHDSIEDARTALQLYRKYLELSKNGTEPESFHKVLKGLYEKGRKMDWKVPEPESQTSPKNAAVFSSVLAL, translated from the exons ATGAACTTTGAGGGTCTGGACCCTGGACTGGCAGAGTATGCCCCGGCTATGCATTCTGCCTTGGACCCTGTCCTGGATGCCCACCTGAATCCAAGTCTGCTACAGAATGTGGAGTTGGACCCAGAGGGAGTGGCCTTGGAGGCTCTTCCCGTGCAGGAATCAGTGCACATAATGGAAGGTGTCTACTCTGAATTGCACAGCGTCGTAGCTGAAGTGGGTGTGCCTGTGTCTGTCTCCCACTTTGACTTACATGAAGAGATGCTGTGGGTGGGGAGCCATGGG GGTCATGCCACTTCATTTTTTGGCCCAGCCTTGGAGCGCTACTCATCTTTTCAGGTCAATGGTAGTGATGACATTCGACAAATCCAGAGCCTAGAGAATGGTATCCTTTTTCTCACCAAGAATAACCTCAAATATATGGCCCGTGGGGGTCTCattatatttgattattt ACTGGATGAGAGTGAGGATATGCACAGTCTCCTGCTGACAGACAGCAGCACTCTACTCGTTGGTGGGCTTCAGAACCACATTTTAGAGATTGATCTAAACACTGTCCAGGAGACTCAAAAG TATGCGGTCGAGATACCTGGAGTCACCATTATGAGGCAGACAAATCGCTTTTTCTTCTGTGGTCACACATCTGGCAAG GTTTCCCTGCGAGACCTCCGTAGTTTTAAGGTGGAGCATGAATTTGATGCCTTCTCAGGGAGTCTGTCAGATTTTGATGTGCATGGCAACCTGTTGGCTGCCTGTGGCTTTTCTAGCCGCCTCACTGGCCTGGCCTGTGACCGTTTCCTCAAGGTGTATGATCTGCGCATGATGCGTGCCATCACACCACTTCAAGTACATGTGGATCCTGCCTTCTTGCGCTTCATCCCTACATATACTTCTCGTCTTGCTATCATCTCTCAGTCAG GGCAATGCCAGTTTTGTGAGCCCACAGGCCTGGCCAACCCAGCAGACATCTTTCATGTGAATCCTGTGGGACCTCTGCTAATGACATTTGATGTGTCAGCCAGCAAGCAGGCACTTGCCTTTGGGGATTCTGAGGGCTGTGTACACCTCTGGACTGATTCCCCAGAGCCTTCCTTCAACCCCTATTCACGGGAGACTGAATTTGCTTTGCCCTGTCTGGTGGACTCATTACCTCCTCTGGACTGGAGCCAGGACCTGCTGCCTCTTTCCCTCATCCCTGTTCCACTCACAACGGACACACTCCTCTCTGACTGGCCTGCTGCCAACTCTGCTCCAGCTCCCAG GCGAGCCCCACCTGTCGATGCAGAGATTCTACGCACCATGAAGAAAGTGGGCTTCATTGGCTATGCACCCAACCCCCGCACCAGGCTGCGTAATCAG ATTCCTTACCGACTTAAGGAGTTGGATAGTGAATTTGATAGCTTCAGCCAGGTCACTGAGTCACCGATAGGACGGGAAGaggagccacatctccacatgGTTTCAAAGAAATACCGCAAG GTAACCATCAAATATTCCAAGCTAGGGCTTGAAGACTTTGACTTCAAACACTACAATAAGACCCTTTTTGCTGGATTAGAGCCTCACATCCCCAATGCTTACTGTAACTGCATGATTCAG GTGCTCTATTTCCTGGAGCCTGTTCGCTGTCTAATTCAGAACCATCTCTGCCAGAAGGAGTTCTGTCTGGCATGTGAACTGGGCTTCCTCTTCCATATGTTGGACCTCTCTCGTGGTGATCCTTGCCAG GGCAGTAATTTTCTTCGGGCATTCCGTACCATTCCTGAGGCCTCAGCCCTTGGTCTGATCCTAGCTGACTCAGATGAGGCTTCAGGCAAGGGCAATCTGGCTAGGCTCATTCAGAGATGGAATCGCTTCATTCTCACTCAACTGCATCAGGATATGCAGGAGCTTGAAGTACCCCAGGCATATCGAGGTGCTGGAAGCAG CAGTTTTTGTTCATCGGGGGACTCTGTCATTGGGCAACTGTTCAGTTGTGAGATGGAGAACTGCAGCCTTTGTCGCTGTGGCAGTGAGACCGTGCGAGCTTCATCCACTCTGCTTTTCACACTCTCCTACCCTGAGGGTAGCAACTGTG ATAAAACCGGGAAGAACTATGACTTTGCTCAGGTGCTGAAGCGAAGCATCTGCCTGGAGCAGAATACACAGGCCTGGTGTGACAACTGTGAGAAGTACCAGCCCACG attCAGACCCGCAATATCCGCCATCTGCCGgatattcttgttattaactgtGAAGTGAATAGCTCAAAAGAGGCTGATTTCTGGAGAATGCAGGCTGAG GTTGCCTTCAAGATGGCAGTAAAGAAACATGGTGGGGAAATCTCCAAGAACAAGGAATTTTCTTTGGCTGATCG GAAGGAACTAGGGAGTCCAGAGGGTGTGCTGTTGTGTCCCTCCATTGAAGAGTTGAAGAACGTCTGGCTTCCTTTTTCCATTCGCATGAAGATGACCAAGAACAAAGGGCTGGATGTTTGCAATTGGACTGAAGTGCAG TGGGGCCCAGCCAGGGCAGAGGAGGAACATGGTGTCTATGTGTATGACCTGATGGCTACTGTGGTACACATCCTGGACTCACGCACAGGGGGCAGCCTGGTGGCTCACATCAAAGTTGGAGAGACCTACCACCAGCGCAAGGAG GGCGTTACTCATCAGCAGTGGTATCTCTTCAATGACTTCCTTATTGAACCTATTGATAAG tATGAAGCAGTGCAATTTGACATGAATTGGAAAGTACCTGCTATCCTTTATTATATCAAAAGGAATCTCAATTCCAGATACAACCTGAATA TCAAGAACCCTATTGAGGCTAGTGTGCTGTTGGCTGAAGCCTCACTGGCACGGAAGCAACGGAAAACACATACTACCTTTATTCCACTGATGCTGAATGAAATGCCACAGGTTGGGGACCTGGTAGGCCTCGATGCTGAGTTTGTCACCCTTAACGAG GAAGAAGCAGAGTTACGCAGTGATGGTACCAAGTCTACCATTAAACCAAGTCAGATGTCAGTAGCAAGGATCACTTGTGTTCGGGGCCAAGGGCCCAATGAGGGTATCCCCTTCATAGATGACTACATCTCTACTCAGGAGCAG gTAGTGGATTACTTGACTCAGTACTCGGGGATAAAGCCAGGAGACCTTGATGCCAAAATTTCCTCCAAACACCTCACAACTCTCAAGTCTACCTACTTAAAGCTTCGTTTTCTCATTGACATTGGAGTCAAGTTTGTGGGGCATGGCCTGCAAAAAGACTTCCGGGTCATCAATCTCATG GTGCCCAAGGACCAAGTCCTTGATACTGTCTACCTGTTCCACATGCCCCGAAAACGAATGATTTCCCTGCGATTCCTTGCTTGGTACTTTCTGG ACCTGAAGATTCAAGGGGAGACCCATGACAGTATTGAGGATGCCCGCACAGCCCTTCAGCTCTACCGAAAGTATCTGGAACTAAGCAAGAATGGCACTGAGCCTGAATCCTTCCACAAGGTACTCAAGGGTCTTTATGAAAAGGGCCGGAAGATGGACTGGAAAGTGCCTGAGCCCGAGAGCCAGACGAGTCCCAAGA ATGCAGCTGTCTTTTCCTCAGTGCTGGCACTTTGA
- the Pan2 gene encoding PAN2-PAN3 deadenylation complex catalytic subunit PAN2 isoform X9, translating into MARGGLIIFDYLLDESEDMHSLLLTDSSTLLVGGLQNHILEIDLNTVQETQKYAVEIPGVTIMRQTNRFFFCGHTSGKVSLRDLRSFKVEHEFDAFSGSLSDFDVHGNLLAACGFSSRLTGLACDRFLKVYDLRMMRAITPLQVHVDPAFLRFIPTYTSRLAIISQSGQCQFCEPTGLANPADIFHVNPVGPLLMTFDVSASKQALAFGDSEGCVHLWTDSPEPSFNPYSRETEFALPCLVDSLPPLDWSQDLLPLSLIPVPLTTDTLLSDWPAANSAPAPRRAPPVDAEILRTMKKVGFIGYAPNPRTRLRNQIPYRLKELDSEFDSFSQVTESPIGREEEPHLHMVSKKYRKVTIKYSKLGLEDFDFKHYNKTLFAGLEPHIPNAYCNCMIQVLYFLEPVRCLIQNHLCQKEFCLACELGFLFHMLDLSRGDPCQGSNFLRAFRTIPEASALGLILADSDEASGKGNLARLIQRWNRFILTQLHQDMQELEVPQAYRGAGSSSFCSSGDSVIGQLFSCEMENCSLCRCGSETVRASSTLLFTLSYPEGSNCDKTGKNYDFAQVLKRSICLEQNTQAWCDNCEKYQPTIQTRNIRHLPDILVINCEVNSSKEADFWRMQAEVAFKMAVKKHGGEISKNKEFSLADRKELGSPEGVLLCPSIEELKNVWLPFSIRMKMTKNKGLDVCNWTEVQWGPARAEEEHGVYVYDLMATVVHILDSRTGGSLVAHIKVGETYHQRKEGVTHQQWYLFNDFLIEPIDKYEAVQFDMNWKVPAILYYIKRNLNSRYNLNIKNPIEASVLLAEASLARKQRKTHTTFIPLMLNEMPQVGDLVGLDAEFVTLNEEEAELRSDGTKSTIKPSQMSVARITCVRGQGPNEGIPFIDDYISTQEQVVDYLTQYSGIKPGDLDAKISSKHLTTLKSTYLKLRFLIDIGVKFVGHGLQKDFRVINLMVPKDQVLDTVYLFHMPRKRMISLRFLAWYFLDLKIQGETHDSIEDARTALQLYRKYLELSKNGTEPESFHKVLKGLYEKGRKMDWKVPEPESQTSPKSKAWDGTRETGLDAAVFSSVLAL; encoded by the exons ATGGCCCGTGGGGGTCTCattatatttgattattt ACTGGATGAGAGTGAGGATATGCACAGTCTCCTGCTGACAGACAGCAGCACTCTACTCGTTGGTGGGCTTCAGAACCACATTTTAGAGATTGATCTAAACACTGTCCAGGAGACTCAAAAG TATGCGGTCGAGATACCTGGAGTCACCATTATGAGGCAGACAAATCGCTTTTTCTTCTGTGGTCACACATCTGGCAAG GTTTCCCTGCGAGACCTCCGTAGTTTTAAGGTGGAGCATGAATTTGATGCCTTCTCAGGGAGTCTGTCAGATTTTGATGTGCATGGCAACCTGTTGGCTGCCTGTGGCTTTTCTAGCCGCCTCACTGGCCTGGCCTGTGACCGTTTCCTCAAGGTGTATGATCTGCGCATGATGCGTGCCATCACACCACTTCAAGTACATGTGGATCCTGCCTTCTTGCGCTTCATCCCTACATATACTTCTCGTCTTGCTATCATCTCTCAGTCAG GGCAATGCCAGTTTTGTGAGCCCACAGGCCTGGCCAACCCAGCAGACATCTTTCATGTGAATCCTGTGGGACCTCTGCTAATGACATTTGATGTGTCAGCCAGCAAGCAGGCACTTGCCTTTGGGGATTCTGAGGGCTGTGTACACCTCTGGACTGATTCCCCAGAGCCTTCCTTCAACCCCTATTCACGGGAGACTGAATTTGCTTTGCCCTGTCTGGTGGACTCATTACCTCCTCTGGACTGGAGCCAGGACCTGCTGCCTCTTTCCCTCATCCCTGTTCCACTCACAACGGACACACTCCTCTCTGACTGGCCTGCTGCCAACTCTGCTCCAGCTCCCAG GCGAGCCCCACCTGTCGATGCAGAGATTCTACGCACCATGAAGAAAGTGGGCTTCATTGGCTATGCACCCAACCCCCGCACCAGGCTGCGTAATCAG ATTCCTTACCGACTTAAGGAGTTGGATAGTGAATTTGATAGCTTCAGCCAGGTCACTGAGTCACCGATAGGACGGGAAGaggagccacatctccacatgGTTTCAAAGAAATACCGCAAG GTAACCATCAAATATTCCAAGCTAGGGCTTGAAGACTTTGACTTCAAACACTACAATAAGACCCTTTTTGCTGGATTAGAGCCTCACATCCCCAATGCTTACTGTAACTGCATGATTCAG GTGCTCTATTTCCTGGAGCCTGTTCGCTGTCTAATTCAGAACCATCTCTGCCAGAAGGAGTTCTGTCTGGCATGTGAACTGGGCTTCCTCTTCCATATGTTGGACCTCTCTCGTGGTGATCCTTGCCAG GGCAGTAATTTTCTTCGGGCATTCCGTACCATTCCTGAGGCCTCAGCCCTTGGTCTGATCCTAGCTGACTCAGATGAGGCTTCAGGCAAGGGCAATCTGGCTAGGCTCATTCAGAGATGGAATCGCTTCATTCTCACTCAACTGCATCAGGATATGCAGGAGCTTGAAGTACCCCAGGCATATCGAGGTGCTGGAAGCAG CAGTTTTTGTTCATCGGGGGACTCTGTCATTGGGCAACTGTTCAGTTGTGAGATGGAGAACTGCAGCCTTTGTCGCTGTGGCAGTGAGACCGTGCGAGCTTCATCCACTCTGCTTTTCACACTCTCCTACCCTGAGGGTAGCAACTGTG ATAAAACCGGGAAGAACTATGACTTTGCTCAGGTGCTGAAGCGAAGCATCTGCCTGGAGCAGAATACACAGGCCTGGTGTGACAACTGTGAGAAGTACCAGCCCACG attCAGACCCGCAATATCCGCCATCTGCCGgatattcttgttattaactgtGAAGTGAATAGCTCAAAAGAGGCTGATTTCTGGAGAATGCAGGCTGAG GTTGCCTTCAAGATGGCAGTAAAGAAACATGGTGGGGAAATCTCCAAGAACAAGGAATTTTCTTTGGCTGATCG GAAGGAACTAGGGAGTCCAGAGGGTGTGCTGTTGTGTCCCTCCATTGAAGAGTTGAAGAACGTCTGGCTTCCTTTTTCCATTCGCATGAAGATGACCAAGAACAAAGGGCTGGATGTTTGCAATTGGACTGAAGTGCAG TGGGGCCCAGCCAGGGCAGAGGAGGAACATGGTGTCTATGTGTATGACCTGATGGCTACTGTGGTACACATCCTGGACTCACGCACAGGGGGCAGCCTGGTGGCTCACATCAAAGTTGGAGAGACCTACCACCAGCGCAAGGAG GGCGTTACTCATCAGCAGTGGTATCTCTTCAATGACTTCCTTATTGAACCTATTGATAAG tATGAAGCAGTGCAATTTGACATGAATTGGAAAGTACCTGCTATCCTTTATTATATCAAAAGGAATCTCAATTCCAGATACAACCTGAATA TCAAGAACCCTATTGAGGCTAGTGTGCTGTTGGCTGAAGCCTCACTGGCACGGAAGCAACGGAAAACACATACTACCTTTATTCCACTGATGCTGAATGAAATGCCACAGGTTGGGGACCTGGTAGGCCTCGATGCTGAGTTTGTCACCCTTAACGAG GAAGAAGCAGAGTTACGCAGTGATGGTACCAAGTCTACCATTAAACCAAGTCAGATGTCAGTAGCAAGGATCACTTGTGTTCGGGGCCAAGGGCCCAATGAGGGTATCCCCTTCATAGATGACTACATCTCTACTCAGGAGCAG gTAGTGGATTACTTGACTCAGTACTCGGGGATAAAGCCAGGAGACCTTGATGCCAAAATTTCCTCCAAACACCTCACAACTCTCAAGTCTACCTACTTAAAGCTTCGTTTTCTCATTGACATTGGAGTCAAGTTTGTGGGGCATGGCCTGCAAAAAGACTTCCGGGTCATCAATCTCATG GTGCCCAAGGACCAAGTCCTTGATACTGTCTACCTGTTCCACATGCCCCGAAAACGAATGATTTCCCTGCGATTCCTTGCTTGGTACTTTCTGG ACCTGAAGATTCAAGGGGAGACCCATGACAGTATTGAGGATGCCCGCACAGCCCTTCAGCTCTACCGAAAGTATCTGGAACTAAGCAAGAATGGCACTGAGCCTGAATCCTTCCACAAGGTACTCAAGGGTCTTTATGAAAAGGGCCGGAAGATGGACTGGAAAGTGCCTGAGCCCGAGAGCCAGACGAGTCCCAAGAGTAAGGCCTGGGATGGGACAAGGGAAACTGGATTGG ATGCAGCTGTCTTTTCCTCAGTGCTGGCACTTTGA